One genomic segment of Alkaliphilus flagellatus includes these proteins:
- a CDS encoding aminotransferase-like domain-containing protein, which produces MKFAKRMDYLKASEIRELLKLAERPEVISFAGGLPAPELFPTEELIKVSEAVLRESGRQALQYGPTDGFTPLREKIAKRMEKFGFKTAVENILITSGSQQGLDFSARVFLNEGDIVICESPSYLGAINAFKASMPEFVEIATDAEGMIMEDLEEVLKTRENVKMIYVIPDFQNPSGKTWSIERRKRLIELANEYDLPVIEDNPYGDLRFEGEIPPSLKAFDTEGRVIFLGTFSKTFCPGMRIGWVIADAPILQKYNFIKQGADLQSSTIAQREMDKFLEMYDLDAHIENLIKVYRNRRDVMMEAIKEHFPSNVSYTYPEGGLFTWVVLPENISARDVMPKALEQNVAFVPGGSFFPNGGHENTFRLNYSNMPEDKIKEGIARLGKVLKEMM; this is translated from the coding sequence ATGAAGTTTGCAAAAAGAATGGATTATTTGAAAGCATCAGAAATTAGAGAGTTATTAAAGCTTGCAGAAAGACCGGAAGTTATTTCTTTTGCTGGAGGGCTTCCTGCACCAGAGTTATTCCCTACAGAAGAATTAATTAAAGTTTCAGAAGCTGTATTAAGAGAATCAGGTAGACAAGCTCTTCAATACGGACCAACAGATGGATTTACACCACTTAGAGAAAAAATTGCAAAAAGAATGGAGAAGTTTGGATTTAAAACTGCTGTAGAGAACATCTTAATTACAAGTGGATCTCAACAAGGTTTAGACTTCTCTGCTAGAGTTTTCTTAAATGAAGGTGACATCGTAATTTGTGAGAGCCCAAGCTACTTAGGTGCTATTAATGCATTTAAAGCTTCTATGCCTGAGTTTGTTGAAATTGCAACAGATGCGGAAGGTATGATTATGGAAGATCTAGAAGAAGTTTTAAAAACTAGAGAAAACGTTAAAATGATCTATGTTATTCCAGATTTCCAAAATCCATCAGGAAAAACATGGTCTATTGAAAGACGTAAAAGATTAATCGAACTTGCTAATGAATACGATTTACCAGTTATAGAAGATAACCCATACGGAGACCTTAGATTTGAAGGAGAAATTCCTCCATCACTTAAAGCTTTTGATACAGAAGGACGTGTTATTTTCTTAGGAACATTCTCTAAAACATTCTGTCCTGGTATGAGAATCGGTTGGGTAATTGCAGATGCTCCAATTCTTCAAAAATATAACTTCATTAAACAAGGAGCAGACCTACAATCTAGTACAATTGCTCAAAGAGAAATGGACAAGTTCCTAGAAATGTATGATCTTGATGCTCACATTGAAAACCTTATAAAAGTATATAGAAACCGTAGAGATGTTATGATGGAAGCTATTAAAGAGCATTTCCCAAGCAACGTAAGCTACACATATCCTGAAGGAGGACTATTTACATGGGTGGTTCTTCCAGAAAATATTAGTGCAAGAGACGTAATGCCAAAAGCATTAGAGCAAAACGTAGCCTTCGTTCCAGGAGGATCTTTCTTCCCTAATGGTGGACACGAAAATACATTTAGATTAAATTATTCAAATATGCCTGAAGATAAAATTAAAGAAGGTATTGCAAGATTAGGAAAAGTATTAAAAGAAATGATGTAA
- the prdR gene encoding sigma-54 dependent transcriptional regulator PrdR: MFLEVLNNMKIKDVMDIEVITITKNATLRQGIEIMFKYNKGDIIVLDDKNRLFGILTMTDISLIGGAFFSKNKLDQPIELYCNRDVISTTIEGNAISTKELMKEKGIGRLPVVKDNKVIGIVRIRDLLDKVYSKIDKTMETFSYILNGIHEAVCVVDEYGKVIFWSKNSELLYGIKSEDIINKEISEYFPKALLLEALKNRKSITSIYHMPREESHVFLSAEPLYIDNEFVGAVSTDRDITEVMNLSVELEKTKERLDLLQEEMKKITMDKYSFGQILGKSEIIVDRINKAKKVARTNSSVLITGESGTGKEVFARALHQESGRKGDFVAINCSAIPESLFESEMFGYEGGAFTGALKNGKMGKIELANKGTLFLDEIGDMPFHMQAKILRVLQERQIVRIGSDKTIDVDVRIISATHHDLRKLVNEGEFREDLFYRLNVVNIELPSLRERKEDIPILIMKFIKEFCQENKINPPNITTEVLKVLMNYNWKGNIRELKNTIEHLLVFSQEGEIKLSSIPEHILRKHTVDDSGDESFDLQKTIERVEYETIKKVMNMVGNNKSKAANILNIPRSTLYYKMNYYNMD, from the coding sequence ATGTTCCTAGAAGTGCTTAACAATATGAAAATAAAAGATGTTATGGATATTGAAGTAATTACAATTACTAAGAATGCTACTTTAAGGCAGGGCATTGAAATAATGTTTAAATACAATAAGGGAGATATTATTGTTCTTGATGATAAAAACAGGTTATTTGGTATTCTAACTATGACCGACATATCATTAATTGGTGGAGCTTTTTTTAGCAAAAACAAACTAGACCAACCAATAGAGCTATACTGTAATCGAGATGTTATATCGACTACCATAGAAGGAAATGCAATTTCTACAAAAGAATTGATGAAGGAAAAAGGCATAGGAAGATTACCCGTGGTTAAAGATAATAAAGTAATAGGTATTGTTAGAATTAGGGACTTGCTAGATAAGGTATATTCAAAAATAGATAAGACTATGGAAACCTTTAGTTATATACTAAACGGTATTCATGAGGCAGTATGTGTAGTAGATGAATATGGAAAAGTAATTTTTTGGTCTAAGAACTCTGAGTTATTATATGGTATAAAATCTGAGGATATAATTAATAAAGAAATTAGTGAATATTTCCCAAAGGCTTTATTATTAGAGGCATTAAAAAATAGGAAATCAATAACTAGTATATATCATATGCCTAGGGAAGAAAGTCATGTATTTTTAAGTGCAGAGCCACTTTATATTGATAATGAGTTTGTTGGTGCTGTTTCAACAGACAGAGATATAACAGAGGTAATGAACCTTTCGGTAGAACTTGAGAAAACTAAAGAAAGGCTGGATTTGCTACAGGAAGAAATGAAAAAAATTACAATGGATAAGTACTCTTTTGGTCAGATATTAGGTAAAAGTGAAATTATTGTAGATAGAATTAACAAGGCAAAAAAGGTAGCAAGAACAAATAGTAGTGTTTTAATCACTGGGGAAAGTGGTACAGGTAAAGAGGTTTTTGCTAGAGCCTTGCATCAAGAAAGTGGAAGGAAAGGCGATTTCGTTGCAATTAATTGTAGTGCTATCCCGGAATCATTATTCGAGAGTGAAATGTTTGGGTATGAGGGAGGAGCATTTACAGGAGCTTTAAAAAATGGAAAGATGGGAAAAATAGAACTAGCTAATAAAGGAACTTTGTTTCTGGATGAAATAGGTGATATGCCTTTTCATATGCAGGCAAAAATACTGAGAGTCCTACAGGAAAGACAGATTGTTAGAATTGGTTCTGATAAGACTATAGATGTTGATGTTAGAATTATATCCGCCACTCATCACGATCTGAGAAAATTAGTTAATGAAGGAGAGTTTAGAGAAGATTTGTTTTATAGATTAAATGTTGTTAATATTGAGCTACCAAGCTTAAGAGAAAGGAAAGAAGATATACCCATATTGATAATGAAATTTATAAAAGAATTTTGCCAAGAAAACAAAATTAATCCTCCAAATATAACTACTGAGGTTTTAAAAGTATTAATGAATTATAATTGGAAGGGAAATATTAGAGAGTTAAAAAATACAATAGAGCATTTGTTAGTATTTTCTCAAGAAGGTGAAATTAAACTTAGTAGTATACCAGAGCATATTTTGAGGAAGCATACAGTCGATGATTCAGGGGATGAAAGTTTTGACTTACAGAAAACTATTGAGAGAGTAGAATATGAAACTATTAAAAAGGTAATGAATATGGTTGGAAATAATAAAAGCAAAGCAGCAAATATTTTAAATATACCGAGGAGTACTTTATATTATAAGATGAACTATTATAATATGGATTAG
- the prdC gene encoding proline reductase-associated electron transfer protein PrdC yields the protein MFIKIPLKQHVGAHCKAIVKLDDKVKKGQLLATPDGLGANIHSSVYGIVKEITNNDITIEVNINQPEEYVRIKETSNYLEAIKEAGVVGAGGAGFPAHVKLNADLNGGYVIVNAAECEPILSHNILVLEKQPELILRGLKYAMEITNAAKGYIAIKPKHKKAIIALGKACKNESNIEVKFLPDMYPAGDERVIVRELLEVELKPGQLPSEANAVISNVETIKNICLAIEERRPVITKDITVGGRVAESKVFLDAPIGYPISHFIEKCGGYNEPYGEIVLGGPFTGKKGEEETSITKTTGGILVAMPFPQEKRKAGVIACECGAQEERLREIAAGMGTVVVAEVKCKRMTETNGRYRCDLPGVCPGQAEKVLALKKQGAEVIITGTCEDUTNTVMQTAPRLGVPVYHSTDHVLRASGHKLYRKKQ from the coding sequence ATGTTTATTAAAATACCATTGAAACAACATGTTGGTGCCCACTGCAAAGCAATTGTAAAACTAGATGATAAAGTTAAAAAGGGACAATTGCTAGCTACACCAGATGGATTAGGGGCTAATATTCATTCAAGTGTATATGGAATTGTTAAGGAAATAACCAATAATGATATAACCATTGAAGTCAATATAAATCAGCCAGAGGAATATGTAAGGATTAAAGAAACCAGTAACTATCTAGAGGCTATAAAAGAAGCAGGGGTTGTTGGAGCTGGAGGTGCTGGGTTTCCAGCCCATGTTAAATTAAATGCAGACCTAAATGGCGGTTATGTAATAGTGAACGCCGCTGAATGTGAACCTATATTAAGCCACAACATACTAGTATTAGAAAAGCAGCCTGAATTAATTTTGAGAGGCTTAAAATATGCAATGGAAATCACTAATGCTGCTAAGGGATATATTGCTATTAAACCTAAGCATAAAAAGGCAATTATTGCTCTAGGAAAGGCTTGTAAAAATGAATCAAATATAGAGGTAAAGTTTTTACCGGATATGTATCCTGCGGGAGATGAGAGGGTTATTGTAAGAGAATTGTTAGAAGTGGAGCTAAAACCAGGACAATTACCATCAGAGGCTAACGCTGTAATTTCAAATGTTGAAACTATAAAGAATATTTGCTTGGCTATTGAAGAAAGAAGACCAGTAATTACAAAGGATATAACTGTAGGCGGACGGGTTGCAGAATCTAAAGTATTTTTAGATGCACCTATTGGTTATCCGATATCCCACTTCATAGAAAAATGTGGTGGATACAATGAGCCTTACGGTGAGATTGTGCTTGGTGGACCTTTTACAGGGAAAAAGGGTGAAGAGGAAACTTCTATTACTAAGACTACTGGAGGAATTTTAGTAGCAATGCCTTTTCCTCAGGAAAAAAGAAAAGCTGGGGTTATAGCTTGTGAGTGTGGTGCACAGGAGGAAAGACTTAGGGAAATTGCTGCGGGAATGGGCACTGTTGTTGTGGCAGAGGTTAAATGTAAAAGAATGACAGAAACCAATGGTAGGTATAGATGTGATTTGCCAGGTGTATGCCCTGGTCAAGCTGAGAAGGTACTGGCTCTAAAAAAACAAGGAGCTGAAGTGATTATTACTGGAACCTGTGAGGACTGAACTAACACAGTCATGCAGACGGCTCCTAGGTTAGGAGTACCAGTATATCATAGTACAGACCATGTTTTAAGGGCATCAGGACATAAATTATATAGGAAAAAACAATAA
- the prdA gene encoding D-proline reductase (dithiol) proprotein PrdA yields the protein MSISPETVKKHGNDPAVSCCRFEAGTVVGPSNLEDPNIFPDLVDSGLLEMPENCLKISEVIGAKLIKTIDALVPMTPDYLEGVNKETSVEEATTSVEKAESKDETLSNQVVDSSVVANGGTIKIHIGEGKNINLEIPLSLGGTTTLAKAEPSKEVGFSTKEELAVINNQTNALEAKEIRRLTKKHFNIEKVEFGKETKIEGSTLYIREDICKDALKADKLVTDIKLDIITPDRYKEYSETIMDVQPIATKEEGKLGSGTTRVLDGVIVMVTGTDENGVQIGEFGSSEGVLETNIMWGRPGAPDKGDIFIKTQVTIKAGTNMERPGPLAAHKASDYITQEIREAIKKLDESLVTNTEELVQYRRPGKKKVAIVKEIMGQGAMHDNLILPVEPVGVLGGKPNVDLGNVPVVLSPLEVLDGSIHALTCIGPASKENSRHYWREPLVIEAMNDEEIDLAAVVFVGSPQINAEKFYVSERLGMIVESMDLDGVIITTEGFGNNHIDFASHHEQVGQRGVPVVGMTFAANQGALVVGNEYMTYMIDLNKSKLGIENEILSNNTLCKEDAVRALAMLKVAMAGEDVKEAERKWNSNVKINNIEMLEKTYGSKVELVENEQILPKSKKRLEIYEK from the coding sequence ATGTCAATTTCACCAGAAACAGTAAAAAAACATGGTAATGATCCAGCAGTTTCTTGTTGTAGATTTGAAGCGGGTACAGTAGTTGGACCTTCTAATTTAGAAGACCCTAATATTTTCCCAGACTTAGTTGATTCAGGGTTGTTGGAAATGCCAGAAAATTGTTTAAAAATTAGTGAGGTAATTGGAGCAAAACTAATAAAAACCATTGATGCTTTAGTTCCCATGACACCAGATTATTTGGAGGGTGTTAATAAAGAAACTAGTGTAGAGGAAGCTACAACATCTGTAGAAAAAGCAGAGTCTAAAGATGAAACATTGAGTAATCAAGTAGTAGATTCTAGTGTAGTAGCTAATGGAGGAACAATCAAAATCCATATTGGAGAGGGAAAAAATATCAATTTGGAAATTCCTCTTTCATTGGGAGGAACAACTACTTTAGCTAAGGCAGAGCCTTCAAAAGAAGTAGGTTTCAGCACAAAAGAAGAGTTAGCAGTAATTAATAACCAAACAAATGCTTTAGAAGCAAAAGAAATAAGAAGATTAACTAAAAAGCATTTTAACATTGAAAAAGTAGAGTTTGGAAAAGAAACAAAAATAGAAGGTAGCACTTTGTATATTAGAGAGGATATTTGCAAGGATGCATTAAAGGCGGACAAGCTAGTAACTGATATTAAACTAGATATTATTACTCCTGATAGATATAAGGAATACAGTGAAACCATTATGGATGTTCAACCTATTGCTACTAAAGAAGAAGGTAAATTAGGAAGCGGCACTACAAGAGTATTAGATGGTGTAATAGTAATGGTTACTGGAACCGATGAAAATGGAGTACAAATTGGAGAATTTGGTTCTTCTGAGGGAGTTTTAGAAACAAATATTATGTGGGGTAGACCAGGTGCTCCTGATAAAGGTGACATATTTATTAAAACCCAAGTAACTATTAAAGCTGGTACTAATATGGAAAGACCAGGCCCACTTGCAGCCCATAAGGCCTCAGATTATATAACACAGGAAATAAGAGAAGCAATTAAAAAGTTAGATGAAAGCCTTGTAACTAATACAGAGGAATTGGTGCAGTATAGAAGGCCTGGTAAGAAGAAGGTAGCAATTGTAAAAGAGATTATGGGACAGGGTGCAATGCATGACAATTTAATATTACCGGTGGAGCCAGTAGGTGTATTAGGTGGAAAGCCAAATGTTGACTTAGGTAATGTCCCAGTTGTTCTATCTCCTTTAGAAGTTTTAGATGGTAGTATCCATGCTTTAACTTGTATAGGACCTGCTTCTAAGGAAAATTCAAGACATTATTGGAGAGAACCTCTAGTAATTGAAGCAATGAATGATGAAGAAATAGATTTAGCAGCTGTTGTATTTGTAGGTTCTCCTCAAATCAACGCAGAAAAGTTTTATGTATCCGAAAGACTAGGTATGATAGTTGAATCTATGGATTTAGATGGTGTAATCATAACCACAGAAGGCTTTGGAAATAACCATATTGATTTTGCTAGTCATCATGAGCAAGTAGGACAAAGGGGAGTTCCTGTAGTTGGAATGACCTTTGCTGCAAATCAAGGGGCCTTAGTTGTTGGTAATGAGTATATGACCTATATGATTGATCTTAATAAATCAAAACTAGGAATTGAAAACGAAATACTATCAAACAACACTTTATGTAAGGAAGATGCTGTAAGGGCACTAGCTATGTTAAAGGTAGCAATGGCTGGTGAAGATGTTAAAGAAGCAGAGAGAAAGTGGAATTCCAATGTAAAGATTAACAATATAGAAATGCTTGAAAAAACCTATGGTTCAAAAGTTGAACTGGTTGAAAATGAGCAAATACTTCCAAAGAGTAAGAAGCGTTTAGAAATCTACGAAAAATAG
- a CDS encoding CBO2463/CBO2479 domain-containing protein, with the protein MDNLKYGNRQIYMEGIIVEIQDGAVSIDLKGRLGFMKIPRRMLISNHDIKVGQEVGFMMSYPESLSEEINEKYLDTINHNKTKREEILNESFNS; encoded by the coding sequence ATGGACAATTTGAAATATGGAAATAGACAGATATATATGGAAGGAATAATTGTTGAAATACAAGATGGAGCAGTATCCATAGATCTGAAAGGCAGATTAGGTTTTATGAAAATTCCAAGAAGGATGCTAATTTCAAACCATGATATTAAAGTAGGCCAAGAAGTTGGTTTTATGATGAGCTATCCTGAAAGCTTGAGTGAAGAAATAAATGAAAAATATTTAGATACTATCAATCACAATAAAACAAAGAGGGAGGAGATATTAAATGAGTCTTTCAATAGTTAA
- the prdB gene encoding D-proline reductase (dithiol) protein PrdB produces MSLSIVKGLQSEIFVPITPSPVWTPVQKDLKDMTVALATAAGVHLKSDKRFNLAGDFSFREVPVETLSSDLMVSHGGYDNGDVNKDINCMFPIDRLKELAEEGFIKAAAPLHFGFMGGGGDQQKFQEETGPEIARKLKEEGVDAVLLTAGUGTCHRSAVIVQRAIEESGIPTIIIAALPPVVRQNGTPRAVAPLVPMGANAGAPNDKAMQTAIVRDSLKQLVEISSAGQIVQLPYEYTAKV; encoded by the coding sequence ATGAGTCTTTCAATAGTTAAAGGGTTACAGTCTGAAATATTTGTACCCATTACACCATCACCAGTTTGGACACCAGTACAAAAAGATTTAAAGGATATGACAGTAGCACTTGCAACAGCAGCAGGAGTACATTTAAAATCCGATAAAAGATTTAATCTTGCAGGAGATTTTAGTTTTAGAGAAGTTCCAGTTGAAACACTATCTAGTGATCTAATGGTATCCCACGGAGGATATGACAATGGTGACGTAAATAAGGACATAAACTGTATGTTTCCAATTGATCGTTTAAAGGAGTTAGCTGAAGAAGGTTTCATTAAAGCTGCTGCACCATTACATTTTGGATTTATGGGTGGTGGAGGAGATCAGCAAAAATTCCAAGAGGAAACAGGTCCTGAAATAGCAAGAAAATTGAAAGAAGAGGGTGTAGATGCAGTTTTACTAACAGCTGGCTGAGGTACTTGTCATCGCTCTGCTGTAATCGTACAGAGAGCTATTGAGGAATCGGGGATTCCTACAATTATTATAGCAGCTTTACCACCGGTAGTAAGACAAAATGGTACACCTAGGGCTGTAGCACCGCTTGTACCAATGGGAGCAAACGCTGGAGCACCAAATGATAAGGCAATGCAAACTGCAATAGTTAGAGATTCATTAAAGCAGTTAGTAGAAATTTCATCTGCAGGTCAAATAGTCCAGTTGCCATATGAATATACAGCCAAAGTTTAA
- the prdD gene encoding proline reductase cluster protein PrdD codes for MENEILLRRLVIKSFHIDKVLFGDRNSIENGTLTISKEITDLILENEETIDSININLISPEDHNIWVNSIMDIIPISTKVLGQLGEGITHTLTGVYVMLTGMSQDGFQMAEFGSSEGILKETMVLGRAGTPSNTDFIINFDVIFKRGYPFDRNLPLAAHRSCDKFMQDIRQVLKNIDGRQGAEVKEYYDKIRPGKKKVVIIKQIAGQGAMYDNQLFPKEPSGFVGGRSIIDMGNVPIIVTPNEYRDGVLRAMT; via the coding sequence ATGGAAAATGAAATTCTTTTAAGAAGATTAGTAATTAAATCCTTCCATATAGATAAGGTGTTATTCGGAGATAGAAATAGTATTGAAAACGGAACTTTAACAATTAGCAAGGAAATTACAGATTTAATCTTAGAAAATGAAGAAACCATTGATTCAATAAATATCAATTTAATATCTCCTGAGGATCACAATATATGGGTTAACAGCATAATGGACATTATACCTATTTCAACTAAGGTCTTAGGCCAGTTAGGAGAAGGTATAACTCATACTCTAACTGGAGTATATGTTATGTTAACAGGTATGAGTCAAGATGGTTTTCAGATGGCGGAGTTTGGCTCGTCGGAAGGGATATTAAAAGAAACCATGGTTTTGGGAAGGGCTGGTACACCAAGCAACACCGATTTCATAATAAACTTTGACGTAATATTTAAAAGGGGCTACCCCTTTGATAGAAATTTACCCTTGGCAGCCCATAGAAGTTGTGACAAGTTTATGCAAGATATTAGACAGGTATTAAAGAATATTGATGGACGTCAGGGGGCTGAAGTTAAGGAATATTACGACAAAATAAGACCGGGGAAGAAAAAAGTAGTAATAATAAAGCAAATTGCAGGACAAGGTGCTATGTATGATAATCAGTTATTTCCTAAGGAGCCCAGTGGATTTGTTGGGGGTAGATCTATAATAGATATGGGAAATGTACCTATTATAGTTACTCCTAATGAATACAGAGATGGTGTATTGCGAGCTATGACTTAA